In Anomaloglossus baeobatrachus isolate aAnoBae1 chromosome 3, aAnoBae1.hap1, whole genome shotgun sequence, one genomic interval encodes:
- the CNIH4 gene encoding protein cornichon homolog 4 encodes MEAALFIFSLIDCCALIFLAVYFIITLSDLECDYINARSCCSKLNKWVVPELVGHTLVSVLMLVSLHWFIFLLNLPVAVWNIYRFIMVPSGNLGVFDPTEIHNRGQLKSHMKEAMIKLGFHLLCFFIYLYSMILALINN; translated from the exons ATGGAggccgcgctcttcatcttctcccTCATTGATTGCTGCGCCCTCATCTTCCTCGCCGTCTACTTT ATAATTACCCTGTCTGACTTAGAATGTGACTACATAAACGCCCGCTCCTGCTGCTCCAAGCTCAATAAG TGGGTGGTCCCGGAGCTGGTGGGTCACACTCTGGTGTCGGTATTAATGCTCGTGTCCTTGCACTGGTTCATCTTCCTGCTGAATTTGCCTGTGGCCGTGTGGAACATCTATCG gTTCATTATGGTGCCAAGTGGAAATTTGGGGGTCTTTGATCCAACAGAAATCCACAACCGGGGACAACTAAAGTCTCACATGAAAGAGGCCATGATCAAGCTAGGATTCCATCTACTGTGCTTCTTCATTTACCTGTACAG